Proteins encoded in a region of the Lepidochelys kempii isolate rLepKem1 chromosome 24, rLepKem1.hap2, whole genome shotgun sequence genome:
- the LOC140902444 gene encoding uncharacterized protein isoform X1 — protein MARVSLVCSLHAIVLWTLCGVAGEETAITAQYGKDVTLTCIFPSKFKINFYRLSITWTKEGAQGQDFLVHKFHLKMNWLEGQEEAYRGRTQLYPQEFPQGNASLRLSDVRLHDEGSYLCSVTCELGNWSQKISLTVLSDSETERPIIVQTGEDIILNCSFQSELNHQPLNITWKREEEEGPDLLVHSYCSQLDPLETQDEAYRGRTQLYPERFHEGNASLRLKNVQLEDDGVYTCHVKPELGRFSVRMRVAVEKAAELVQSPPTLYGLWLIDLGVLLVILAFALLRMYYPSLRKLLLNKKSPRSESQQTVSDHKKDKEERSHLLRASPLTSVEPGEANPTHSPPAHSSPGQTAKDRGEPRAAPGVQIVPTLISIMQQKALEYTKLNIAIMGELGCGKLSFINAMRGLCDEDEGAAPLGEEEMMMEPKAYQHPKHPSVTFWRLPIDFQPCLQPVKFVHYDFFVIMGLEGFTRKHAELAREIQKAGKMCYFVRSKVDADLDSAKRSRPSTYDEENILHDIHNHCIRCLGEGEMINPEVFLLSAFELDKYDFPRLRDSMEKALPGAKKRALILALPNTSPQILQKKKEALQKQIWKIALVSSLITVIHIPGISTILGITILLIVMRYHCLVFGLDDVSFTALTRQFGKPAEELKAIMKPQLAKEIRINVVLQLLSSVGCGIFTGAGLSLCPLQVLGFKLSGGVAAVGFLGAGGISLATTYILLKTSLNSAAEDAQRILQKLSPYDNRES, from the exons ATGGCGCGAGTCAGTCTTGTTTGCTCACTTCACGCGATTGTGCTGTGGACTCTCTGCG GGGTTGCTGGAGAGGAGACAGCCATCACAGCTCAGTACGGGAAAGACGTCACCCTGACCTGCATCTTCCCTTCCAAATTTAAGATAAACTTCTATCGATTGAGCATCACCTGGACAAAGGAAGGTGCCCAGGGCCAGGATTTCCTGGTTCACAAATTCCATCTGAAGATGAACTGGCTggagggacaggaagaggctTATAGGGGCCGAACGCAGCTATATCCACAGGAATTCCCCCAGGGAAACGCATCCCTGAGACTCAGTGACGTTCGCCTCCACGATGAGGGATCCTACCTCTGCAGCGTCACCTGTGAGCTGGGAAACTGGTCCCAGAAGATTTCACTTACAGTGCTAA GTGACAGTGAAACAGAAAGGCCCATCATAGTTCAGACAGGGGAGGACATCATCCTGAATTGCTCCTTCCAATCCGAGTTAAACCACCAGCCACTGAACATCACCTGGaagagggaagaagaggagggacCGGATCTCCTGGTTCACAGCTACTGCTCTCAGCTGGACCCATTGGAAACACAGGATGAGGCTTACCGGGGCCGGACCCAGCTGTATCCAGAGAGATTCCATGAGGGAAACGCGTCCCTGAGACTCAAGAACGTCCAGCTGGAGGATGACGGGGTCTACACCTGCCACGTCAAGCCCGAACTGGGCAGGTTTTCCGTGCGGATGAGAGTGGCTGTGGAGAAGG CTGCTGAGCTTGTCCAGAGCCCACCAACACTGTATGGTCTGTGGTTGATTGATCTGGGAGTATTACTGGTGATATTAGCATTTGCTCTCCTTCGAATGTATTATCCTTCCTTGCGGAAACTGCTGCTGAACAAAAAGTCGCCTCGCAGTGAGTCCCAACAGACTGTGTCTGACCATAAAAAAGACAAAGAGGAGAGAAGTCATCTACTCCGGGCATCCCCGTTGACCTCTGTGGAGCCAGGAGAGGCCAATCCCACGCACAGTCCACCTGCACATTCCTCCCCG GGACAGACTGCCAAAGACAGGGGAGAACCAAGGGCTGCTCCTGGAGTTCAAATAGTACCTACATTGATTTCTATAATGCAGCAGAAGGCTTTGGAGTACACCAAGTTAAACATCGCCATCATGGGAGAGCTAGGCTGTGGGAAACTGTCCTTCATTAATGCCATGCGGGGGCTATGTGATGAAGACGAAGGTGCTGCCCCACTCGGGGAGGAAGAAATGATGATGGAGCCAAAAGCTTATCAGCATCCCAAACACCCAAGTGTGACTTTCTGGAGACTGCCAATAGATTTTCAGCCATGTCTCCAGCCGGTGAAATTTGTCCACTACGACTTCTTCGTCATCATGGGTTTAGAGGGATTCACACGTAAGCATGCTGAGCTGGCCCGGGAGatccagaaggcagggaagatGTGTTACTTTGTGCGCTCCAAGGTGGATGCAGATTTGGATTCTGCCAAACGTAGCCGGCCCTCCACCTATGATGAGGAAAATATACTGCATGACATCCATAACCACTGCATCAGGtgcctgggagagggagagatgatCAATCCTGAGGTTTTCCTCCTTTCCGCATTTGAATTAGACAAGTACGATTTTCCCCGCCTGCGAGACAGCATGGAGAAAGCACTCCCAGGTGCCAAGAAAAGGGCTTTGATACTAGCCCTGCCCAACACCTCTCCGCAAATcttgcaaaagaaaaaggaagcccTGCAGAAGCAGATCTGGAAAATAGCCCTTGTGTCCTCTCTTATCACGGTTATTCACATACCCGGTATCTCCACCATTCTTGGCATAACCATCCTGCTGATAGTCATGAGATACCACTGCCTGGTCTTTGGCCTGGATGATGTCTCCTTCACGGCTCTCACAAGGCAATTTGGCAAACCAGCGGAAGAGCTGAAGGCCATTATGAAGCCCCAGCTGGCCAAGGAAATTAGAATTAATGTGGTCTTGCAGCTCCTGTCCTCGGTTGGGTGCGGCATATTCACAGGAGCTGGTTTGTCTCTGTGTCCTTTACAGGTGCTAGGATTCAAGCTGTCTGGAGGAGTTGCAGCAGTAGGATTCCTGGGGGCTGGTGGAATTTCATTGGCTACCACGTATATCCTGCTGAAAACCTCTCTCAACAGTGCTGCTGAAGATGCCCAAAGAATCCTACAGAAGCTCAGTCCATATGACAACAGGGAAAGCTAA
- the LOC140902444 gene encoding interferon-inducible GTPase 5-like isoform X2: MQVLCGDSETERPIIVQTGEDIILNCSFQSELNHQPLNITWKREEEEGPDLLVHSYCSQLDPLETQDEAYRGRTQLYPERFHEGNASLRLKNVQLEDDGVYTCHVKPELGRFSVRMRVAVEKAAELVQSPPTLYGLWLIDLGVLLVILAFALLRMYYPSLRKLLLNKKSPRSESQQTVSDHKKDKEERSHLLRASPLTSVEPGEANPTHSPPAHSSPGQTAKDRGEPRAAPGVQIVPTLISIMQQKALEYTKLNIAIMGELGCGKLSFINAMRGLCDEDEGAAPLGEEEMMMEPKAYQHPKHPSVTFWRLPIDFQPCLQPVKFVHYDFFVIMGLEGFTRKHAELAREIQKAGKMCYFVRSKVDADLDSAKRSRPSTYDEENILHDIHNHCIRCLGEGEMINPEVFLLSAFELDKYDFPRLRDSMEKALPGAKKRALILALPNTSPQILQKKKEALQKQIWKIALVSSLITVIHIPGISTILGITILLIVMRYHCLVFGLDDVSFTALTRQFGKPAEELKAIMKPQLAKEIRINVVLQLLSSVGCGIFTGAGLSLCPLQVLGFKLSGGVAAVGFLGAGGISLATTYILLKTSLNSAAEDAQRILQKLSPYDNRES; encoded by the exons ATGCAGGTTTTATGTG GTGACAGTGAAACAGAAAGGCCCATCATAGTTCAGACAGGGGAGGACATCATCCTGAATTGCTCCTTCCAATCCGAGTTAAACCACCAGCCACTGAACATCACCTGGaagagggaagaagaggagggacCGGATCTCCTGGTTCACAGCTACTGCTCTCAGCTGGACCCATTGGAAACACAGGATGAGGCTTACCGGGGCCGGACCCAGCTGTATCCAGAGAGATTCCATGAGGGAAACGCGTCCCTGAGACTCAAGAACGTCCAGCTGGAGGATGACGGGGTCTACACCTGCCACGTCAAGCCCGAACTGGGCAGGTTTTCCGTGCGGATGAGAGTGGCTGTGGAGAAGG CTGCTGAGCTTGTCCAGAGCCCACCAACACTGTATGGTCTGTGGTTGATTGATCTGGGAGTATTACTGGTGATATTAGCATTTGCTCTCCTTCGAATGTATTATCCTTCCTTGCGGAAACTGCTGCTGAACAAAAAGTCGCCTCGCAGTGAGTCCCAACAGACTGTGTCTGACCATAAAAAAGACAAAGAGGAGAGAAGTCATCTACTCCGGGCATCCCCGTTGACCTCTGTGGAGCCAGGAGAGGCCAATCCCACGCACAGTCCACCTGCACATTCCTCCCCG GGACAGACTGCCAAAGACAGGGGAGAACCAAGGGCTGCTCCTGGAGTTCAAATAGTACCTACATTGATTTCTATAATGCAGCAGAAGGCTTTGGAGTACACCAAGTTAAACATCGCCATCATGGGAGAGCTAGGCTGTGGGAAACTGTCCTTCATTAATGCCATGCGGGGGCTATGTGATGAAGACGAAGGTGCTGCCCCACTCGGGGAGGAAGAAATGATGATGGAGCCAAAAGCTTATCAGCATCCCAAACACCCAAGTGTGACTTTCTGGAGACTGCCAATAGATTTTCAGCCATGTCTCCAGCCGGTGAAATTTGTCCACTACGACTTCTTCGTCATCATGGGTTTAGAGGGATTCACACGTAAGCATGCTGAGCTGGCCCGGGAGatccagaaggcagggaagatGTGTTACTTTGTGCGCTCCAAGGTGGATGCAGATTTGGATTCTGCCAAACGTAGCCGGCCCTCCACCTATGATGAGGAAAATATACTGCATGACATCCATAACCACTGCATCAGGtgcctgggagagggagagatgatCAATCCTGAGGTTTTCCTCCTTTCCGCATTTGAATTAGACAAGTACGATTTTCCCCGCCTGCGAGACAGCATGGAGAAAGCACTCCCAGGTGCCAAGAAAAGGGCTTTGATACTAGCCCTGCCCAACACCTCTCCGCAAATcttgcaaaagaaaaaggaagcccTGCAGAAGCAGATCTGGAAAATAGCCCTTGTGTCCTCTCTTATCACGGTTATTCACATACCCGGTATCTCCACCATTCTTGGCATAACCATCCTGCTGATAGTCATGAGATACCACTGCCTGGTCTTTGGCCTGGATGATGTCTCCTTCACGGCTCTCACAAGGCAATTTGGCAAACCAGCGGAAGAGCTGAAGGCCATTATGAAGCCCCAGCTGGCCAAGGAAATTAGAATTAATGTGGTCTTGCAGCTCCTGTCCTCGGTTGGGTGCGGCATATTCACAGGAGCTGGTTTGTCTCTGTGTCCTTTACAGGTGCTAGGATTCAAGCTGTCTGGAGGAGTTGCAGCAGTAGGATTCCTGGGGGCTGGTGGAATTTCATTGGCTACCACGTATATCCTGCTGAAAACCTCTCTCAACAGTGCTGCTGAAGATGCCCAAAGAATCCTACAGAAGCTCAGTCCATATGACAACAGGGAAAGCTAA